A region from the Lolium perenne isolate Kyuss_39 chromosome 4, Kyuss_2.0, whole genome shotgun sequence genome encodes:
- the LOC127291725 gene encoding uncharacterized protein, translating into MLRLRGGLPRRSAALLAGLARDVPPARPQPPAVLPLPRRLHHAADHGPKPGGPLTLYRDLVSQGRLRHDPYQETVASELDTLLQKLERYEMEMEDYHAKLSTWDSSREKERRRLLLEEAEGKQHDGVWIDEKRGFLDKLISRKRRANIEPGVGRWVSYLNREKKLDTLVGQKPVAPVAPKGLYLYGNVGSGKTMLMDMFYGATEGVIKHRRRFHFHEAMLEINDHMHDVWKRRDDDKSIHSTSFSWISGLPFDAKIKEWLIGEEKYKQDTQQKHILLAVADKFLVDRQANKCGASILCFDEIQTIDVFAVVALSGILNRLLSTGTVLVATSNKAPEDLNQDGMQREIFLEFLSKLDETCNKILAGTETDYRRLIPTDGSTQIHYFWPITSDTRSMYEAMWHDITNQTGGNITAVTIPVMFGRSLEIPQSCSGVARFDFEYLCGRPVGAADYIAVAKNYHTVFITDLPAMSMKIRDKARRFITLIDELYNHHCRLICLAISSIDDLFQGTEEGPLFDLESFQFETEAEGTKLRRDVFAEGKVGVGPSAKGLVSMLSGQEEMFAFRRAISRLIEMQTPLYLERVQQFRYSALHQQQCTPVLAKDRTVSQPAPV; encoded by the exons ATGCTCCGGCTGCGCGGCGGTCTCCCCCGCCGATCCGCCGCCCTCCTAGCCGGCCTCGCCCGCGATGTGCCTCCCGCGCGCCCGCAGCCCCCCGCCGTGCTCCCCCTCCCCCGTCGCCTCCACCACGCCGCCGATCACGGCCCCAAACCAG GTGGCCCTCTCACGCTATACAGGGACCTAGTGAGCCAAGGGAGGCTCAGGCACGACCCGTACCAGGAAACCGTGGCGTCCGAGCTGGACACGCTGCTCCAGAAGCTCGAGCGGTACGAGATGGAAATGGAGGACTACCAT GCAAAGCTGTCCACGTGGGACAGCTCCAGGGAGAAGGAGCGGCGGAGGCTCCTCCTCGAGGAAGCCGAGGGCAAGCAGCATGACGGGGTGTGGATCGACGAGAAGAGGGGGTTTCTCGATAAGTTGATCTCGCG AAAAAGGAGAGCAAATATAGAACCTGGAGTTGGAAGATGGGTCTCGTACTTGAACCGAGAGAAGAAACTAGATACGCTGGTTGGCCAGAAACCAGTCGCACCTGTTGCTCCAAAAGGGTTATACCTTTACGGGAATGTTGGAAGTG GGAAGACAATGTTGATGGACATGTTTTATGGGGCCACTGAAGGTGTCATCAAACACAGGAGGCGGTTTCACTTTCATGAG GCTATGCTTGAAATAAATGATCATATGCATGATGTGTGGAAGAGACGTGATGATGACAAGTCTATTCACTCGACTAGTTTTAGTTGGATATCAGGCCTCCCTTTCGATGCCAAAATAAAGGAGTGGCTGATTGGAGAAGAAAAGTACAAACAAGATACACAGCAAAAGCATATCCTTTTAGCTGTTGCTGATAAGTTCCTTGTTGATAGACAAGCAAATAAATGTGGTGCTAGCATTTTATGCTTTGACGAGATACAG ACTATTGATGTATTTGCTGTTGTCGCCCTGTCTGGTATTCTGAACAGACTATTAAGCACGGGAACTGTCCTTGTTGCTACCAGTAATAAGGCACCGGAAGATCTGAATCAG GATGGGATGCAACGGGAAATCTTCCTTGAGTTCCTATCTAAGTTGGACGAGACCTGTAACAAAATTCTGGCTGGAACTGAAACAGATTATCGCCGCCTTATTCCAACAGACGGCTCAACTCAG ATTCACTATTTTTGGCCTATTACATCTGACACAAGGAGTATGTATGAGGCTATGTGGCATGACATAACTAACCAGACAGGAGGAAACATTACTGCAGTTACAATTCCTGTAATGTTTGGAAG ATCTCTTGAGATTCCTCAAAGTTGTAGTGGTGTGGCAAGGTTTGATTTCGAGTATTTATGTGGCCGCCCA GTCGGAGCTGCAGATTACATAGCAGTAGCCAAGAACTACCATACAGTTTTCATAACAGACCTTCCAGCAATGAGTATGAAGATCCGTGACAAG GCAAGAAGATTCATCACCCTTATTGATGAGCTGTACAATCATCACTGCCGTCTTATATGCTTAGCTATCTCATCTATTGATGATCTTTTTCAAGGAACTGAAGAAGGACCACTTTTTGATTTAGAGAG TTTCCAGTTTGAAACTGAAGCCGAAGGGACAAAGTTAAGGAGGGATGTCTTTGCAGAAGGCAAGGTTGGTGTAGGGCCATCTGCTAAAGGTCTTGTGTCAATGCTGTCTGGTCAAGAAGAAATGTTCGCGTTCCGGAGAGCG ATATCTCGGCTCATAGAAATGCAGACCCCGTTGTATCTCGAGCGTGTCCAGCAATTCCGCTACTCTGCCCTTCATCAACAACAATGCACCCCTGTTCTTGCAAAAGATAGGACTGTCTCTCAGCCTGCTCCCGTGTAG
- the LOC139838825 gene encoding uncharacterized protein, giving the protein MPREEAETESRDEEDSSRGFETPEEDGRPKALKIRGEARVPDERKEPKTHEAKTLIIPAGTDNWIFPPGVKGRLPSSMIGALLRKFWPGKYYPLGTVPAGEKKLATTWTDYESAPGVGFPTAAEAVMRKFWCFYRVAPEVEEAAANRTLRATCERLTPQVWYNQRITSAGHFWAERGERVHKPDIVGKNAKAEYEMTVDDYMLVSKMSMRFYIATKLRLH; this is encoded by the exons ATGCCCAG agaggaggcggagacggagtctagagacgaggaggactctagccgcgggtttgagactccggaggaggatgggcggccgaaggcactgaagattcgtggggaagcgagagtccccgacgagaggaaggagcctaagacccatgaggcgaagacccttattattcctgctggcactga caattggatatttcctccgggggtcaaggggcgcctgcctagtagcatgattggagctttgcttaggaagttctggccgggcaagtactatcccctcggcactgtcccagctggcgagaagaagctagccactacttggacggactacgagagtgcccctggcgtaggcttcccgacggctgctgaggccgtgatgagaaagttttgg tgtttttatcgtgtggcgcccgaggttgaggaggcggccgcgaacaggactttgcgggcgacttgtgagaggttgacaccgcaggtgTGGTACAACCAAAGGATCACGTCCGCGGGTCACTTCTGGGCAGAGAGAGGCGAGAGGGTCCATAAGCCGGACATTGTCGGTAAGAATGCTAAGGCCGAGTACGAGATGACGGTGGATGACTACATGttggtgagtaaaatgtcaatgagattctacattgctactaagttgcgattgcattag